One Epidermidibacterium keratini DNA segment encodes these proteins:
- a CDS encoding acyl-CoA dehydrogenase family protein: protein MPVQFPHLQDNRELRESIRAMCSKFSLEYWEQHDWDDEFPEEFYRTFADNGYLGVLVPEEYGGGGGQIADMCAILEEVAASGGAMNACSTVHIPMLSLAAITAFGTEEQRREVLPKIASGDLYVTFGVTEPDAGTETSKIRTFAKDVGNGQYLLNGGKVWNSGALRGDKIMVLARTSTPGDGEPKAGGLTLFLTDLKADTVDIKPIKKIARNAVASAEVFFSDHPLSEADIVGEKGRGFYHLLHSLNSERLLLASESLGMGRWALENATRYAKEREIFDRPIGQNQAVAHPLAKSFLELLGAAQVLYHAADEYAAKGAGEVGTMANAAKYLASEAAFACADHAMQTFGGYSFAREYHIGRFWAESRLLRIAPVNNQMVLNYIAERELQLPRSY, encoded by the coding sequence ATGCCCGTGCAGTTCCCGCATCTACAGGACAACCGCGAGCTTCGCGAGTCGATCCGCGCGATGTGCTCGAAGTTTTCCCTTGAGTATTGGGAACAGCACGACTGGGACGATGAGTTTCCCGAGGAGTTCTACCGGACCTTCGCCGACAACGGCTATCTCGGCGTACTCGTCCCCGAAGAGTACGGCGGAGGCGGCGGCCAGATCGCAGATATGTGTGCGATCTTGGAGGAGGTCGCAGCGTCCGGTGGCGCAATGAACGCCTGCAGCACGGTCCACATCCCGATGCTCAGCCTCGCGGCGATCACCGCGTTTGGCACCGAGGAGCAGCGCCGCGAAGTGCTGCCGAAGATCGCCTCCGGCGACCTTTACGTCACGTTTGGCGTCACCGAGCCGGACGCCGGCACCGAGACGTCGAAGATCCGCACGTTCGCCAAGGACGTCGGCAACGGCCAATACCTGCTAAATGGCGGCAAAGTCTGGAACTCCGGCGCGCTGCGCGGCGACAAGATCATGGTGCTGGCACGTACGTCGACCCCGGGCGACGGCGAGCCGAAGGCTGGCGGGCTCACCCTGTTTCTGACCGACCTGAAAGCCGACACGGTCGACATCAAGCCGATCAAGAAGATCGCGCGCAACGCGGTCGCCTCGGCCGAGGTGTTTTTCTCCGACCATCCGCTGAGCGAGGCCGACATCGTGGGGGAGAAGGGCCGCGGGTTCTATCACCTGCTGCACAGCCTCAACAGTGAGCGGCTGCTGCTGGCGTCGGAGTCGCTGGGCATGGGCCGGTGGGCGCTGGAGAACGCGACCCGCTATGCCAAGGAGCGCGAGATCTTCGACCGGCCGATCGGGCAGAACCAGGCGGTCGCGCACCCCCTGGCGAAGTCGTTCCTGGAGCTGCTCGGTGCTGCACAGGTGCTCTATCACGCTGCCGACGAGTACGCCGCCAAAGGCGCGGGTGAGGTCGGGACGATGGCTAACGCTGCGAAGTATCTCGCCTCCGAGGCTGCGTTTGCCTGTGCCGACCACGCGATGCAGACCTTCGGCGGCTACTCCTTTGCCCGCGAGTACCACATCGGCCGCTTCTGGGCCGAGAGCCGGCTGCTGCGCATCGCGCCGGTCAACAACCAGATGGTGCTCAACTACATCGCCGAGCGCGAGCTACAGCTCCCGCGCAGCTACTAG
- a CDS encoding MFS transporter, whose product MSLSSPTASPAPTAGRRGPHRAWYVAIVTFIALIGAAGFRSVPSVLMEPLNREFGWSHGTIGAAVSVNLLLFGLFSPFAAALMDRFGIRRVVATALLLIAVGSGLTVFMTSAWQLLLLWGVVIGLGTGSISMAFMATVVSRWFIARRGLISGILTAAGATGQLIFLPLVANLAMSYGWRVPALAVAGAALLVVPLVIVFLRDHPHDVGLEAYGATEAEPTPPRSVAAGSSARRALVALRDAARTRTFWFLAAGFAICGASTNGLIGTHFVPAAHDHGMPATTAAGLLALIGVFDIGGTVLSGWLTDRVDSRWLLVIYYTLRGGSLLLLPSLLGPTTEPPIWAFIIFYGLDWVATVPPTVAICRQQFGDRGPIVFGWVFASHQIGAAIAAVGAGVIRDISGAYTLAFMIAGGLCFAAAVMSYLIRTPSSPAAELVAAREL is encoded by the coding sequence CCGCATCGCGCGTGGTACGTCGCGATCGTCACCTTCATCGCGCTGATCGGCGCCGCGGGTTTCCGGTCGGTGCCGAGCGTGCTGATGGAGCCGCTCAACCGGGAGTTCGGGTGGTCGCACGGCACGATCGGTGCCGCGGTGTCGGTCAACCTGCTGCTGTTTGGGCTGTTCTCGCCGTTCGCCGCCGCCTTGATGGACCGCTTCGGCATCCGCCGAGTCGTCGCCACCGCGTTGCTGCTCATCGCCGTCGGCAGCGGGTTGACCGTCTTCATGACGAGCGCGTGGCAGCTGCTGCTGCTGTGGGGCGTGGTGATCGGGCTCGGCACCGGGTCGATCTCGATGGCCTTCATGGCCACGGTGGTGAGCCGCTGGTTCATTGCCCGCCGCGGACTCATCTCGGGAATCCTGACCGCGGCCGGCGCGACCGGGCAGCTCATCTTCCTGCCGCTGGTGGCCAACCTGGCGATGTCATATGGCTGGCGTGTCCCCGCGCTCGCGGTCGCGGGCGCGGCACTGCTCGTCGTACCCCTGGTCATCGTGTTCCTGCGCGACCACCCGCACGATGTCGGCCTGGAGGCGTACGGCGCGACCGAGGCCGAACCAACGCCCCCGCGATCGGTCGCTGCTGGCAGCAGTGCCCGTCGCGCGCTCGTCGCGCTGCGCGATGCGGCGCGGACCCGCACGTTCTGGTTCCTCGCAGCGGGTTTCGCGATCTGCGGCGCCTCGACCAACGGGCTCATCGGCACGCACTTCGTGCCCGCGGCGCACGATCACGGCATGCCGGCCACGACGGCAGCCGGGCTGCTCGCGCTCATCGGGGTCTTCGACATCGGCGGCACGGTGCTGTCGGGCTGGCTCACCGACCGCGTCGACTCCCGGTGGCTACTGGTCATCTACTACACGCTGCGCGGTGGATCGCTGCTATTGCTGCCATCTTTGCTTGGTCCGACGACGGAGCCACCGATCTGGGCCTTCATCATCTTCTACGGACTCGACTGGGTGGCCACCGTGCCGCCGACGGTCGCGATCTGCCGGCAGCAGTTCGGTGACCGCGGACCGATCGTCTTCGGCTGGGTGTTTGCCTCGCATCAGATCGGCGCGGCGATTGCCGCGGTCGGCGCCGGTGTCATCCGGGATATCTCCGGCGCCTACACACTCGCCTTCATGATCGCCGGCGGTCTGTGCTTCGCAGCGGCGGTCATGTCCTACCTGATCCGCACGCCGTCTTCACCCGCCGCGGAGCTAGTAGCTGCGCGGGAGCTGTAG
- a CDS encoding TadE/TadG family type IV pilus assembly protein yields MTRLAAQLEHLRRGERGSAVVEFVILAVAIFVPLTYGVIAFAAIQRAVFASTEAARQAGRAYGTAPDPAGAGARAEYAAALAVESQGIDPTDVAVWAAPASASCEDSGDRYSPSFAPAEQFVVCVQVTIRVPLIPEFITTNTSTGRYVVTMDHFR; encoded by the coding sequence GTGACGCGACTGGCGGCACAACTGGAACACCTTCGTCGAGGTGAACGCGGGTCGGCGGTCGTCGAGTTCGTGATTCTCGCCGTGGCGATCTTCGTGCCGCTGACCTACGGCGTCATCGCGTTCGCCGCGATCCAGCGCGCGGTATTTGCCTCCACCGAGGCCGCGCGCCAGGCCGGTCGGGCCTACGGCACCGCACCGGATCCCGCAGGCGCTGGCGCACGCGCCGAGTACGCCGCCGCGTTAGCCGTCGAGTCGCAGGGCATCGACCCGACCGACGTCGCGGTCTGGGCCGCGCCGGCGTCAGCATCCTGCGAAGACTCAGGAGACCGCTACTCGCCCTCGTTCGCACCTGCCGAACAGTTCGTGGTCTGCGTGCAGGTGACGATTCGCGTGCCTCTCATCCCTGAGTTCATCACGACGAACACCTCGACGGGTCGCTACGTCGTGACCATGGACCACTTCCGATGA
- a CDS encoding pilus assembly protein: MVAVLLTSLFVAVLQVGIYLHQRNVAATSVQAAARYAANADIDSSAGSQRAKQLIASAVSPSAASGLECTSGEIVGSNGLTEVEVRCVGNFPSLASALGDVLPIEVVGRAVKEGVE; encoded by the coding sequence ATGGTCGCGGTGCTGTTGACGTCGCTGTTCGTAGCTGTGTTGCAGGTTGGAATCTACCTACACCAGCGCAATGTAGCCGCGACCTCCGTGCAGGCTGCCGCGCGGTATGCCGCGAACGCCGACATCGACTCGTCCGCGGGCTCGCAGCGCGCCAAACAGCTCATCGCGTCAGCCGTCTCCCCGAGTGCCGCCTCCGGGCTGGAATGCACCTCGGGCGAGATCGTCGGCAGCAACGGCCTGACGGAGGTCGAGGTGCGCTGTGTCGGCAACTTTCCTTCGCTGGCAAGTGCTTTGGGTGACGTGCTGCCCATTGAGGTTGTCGGACGGGCGGTCAAGGAGGGCGTCGAGTGA
- a CDS encoding pilus assembly protein TadG-related protein — MSRSRMRRARIDVARQWRDERGSTIPLIIGFFIVAGLMLIAGVVASAAFLAQRELQAGCDGAAIAAADGIERSAAPTGGSLPFDEQAARAAAADYIVATWGSEAAAVSVQVSFVPGRVVVTCAKVAQVPFDEVFSPGGIPQTVEAAADAPLIG; from the coding sequence ATGAGTCGCTCACGAATGCGCCGGGCTCGCATCGACGTCGCGAGGCAGTGGCGTGATGAACGAGGATCAACGATCCCACTCATTATTGGGTTCTTCATCGTTGCCGGGCTCATGCTCATCGCCGGAGTCGTTGCCTCGGCGGCGTTTCTTGCGCAGCGCGAGCTGCAGGCCGGATGCGATGGTGCGGCGATCGCTGCGGCAGACGGGATCGAGCGGTCCGCAGCGCCTACGGGAGGATCACTGCCGTTCGACGAACAAGCCGCTCGGGCTGCTGCGGCTGACTACATCGTCGCCACGTGGGGAAGTGAGGCAGCGGCGGTGAGCGTGCAGGTGAGCTTTGTTCCGGGCAGAGTCGTCGTGACCTGCGCCAAAGTCGCGCAGGTGCCCTTCGACGAGGTCTTCTCACCCGGCGGGATCCCGCAGACGGTCGAGGCAGCCGCAGACGCTCCACTCATCGGATAA
- the prfB gene encoding peptide chain release factor 2 has protein sequence MSPELPSELADLDSTLSGIESVLDLDGKRAEIADLEAQAGKPDLWDDPESAQQVTSRLSRLQAEVRRAEDIRTRLDDVGVLLELAEAEDDADAKAEVEGEVAALRKAIDELEVRTLLSGEYDERDALVTIRSEAGGVDAADWAEMLQRMYLRWAEAHDYSTEIYETSYAEEAGIKSTIFVVHAPFAYGTLSVEQGTHRLVRISPFDNQGRRQTSFAGVEVVPVTEQTDEIEIPDEDLRVDVYRASGPGGQGVNTTDSAVRITHLPSGIVVSCQNERSQLQNKATALNVLQAKLLERQRQEEQAKIDALKGDGGNSWGNQMRSYVLQPYQMVKDLRTDYEVGNPQGVLDGDIDGFLEAGIRWRRSRETQSEAAADA, from the coding sequence GTGTCGCCTGAACTGCCGTCCGAACTCGCCGACCTCGACTCCACGCTGAGTGGCATCGAGTCGGTCCTCGACCTCGACGGCAAGCGCGCCGAGATCGCCGATCTCGAGGCCCAGGCGGGCAAGCCGGACCTCTGGGACGACCCCGAGTCGGCGCAGCAGGTGACCAGCCGGCTCTCGCGGCTGCAGGCCGAAGTGCGCCGCGCCGAAGACATCCGCACCCGCCTCGACGACGTCGGCGTACTGCTGGAGCTGGCCGAAGCCGAAGACGATGCCGACGCCAAGGCAGAGGTCGAAGGCGAGGTCGCAGCACTGCGCAAAGCCATCGACGAGCTCGAGGTCCGCACCCTGCTGTCCGGCGAGTACGACGAACGCGACGCACTGGTCACGATCCGCTCAGAGGCCGGCGGCGTCGACGCGGCCGACTGGGCGGAGATGCTGCAGCGCATGTATCTGCGCTGGGCCGAGGCACATGACTACTCGACCGAGATCTACGAGACGTCGTACGCCGAAGAGGCCGGCATCAAGTCGACCATCTTCGTGGTGCACGCGCCGTTCGCCTACGGCACTCTCTCGGTCGAGCAGGGCACCCATCGACTCGTGCGCATCTCGCCGTTCGACAACCAGGGCCGCCGTCAGACGTCGTTCGCCGGTGTCGAGGTCGTCCCGGTCACTGAGCAGACCGACGAGATCGAGATCCCTGATGAAGACCTGCGCGTCGACGTCTACCGCGCCAGCGGCCCGGGCGGGCAGGGGGTCAACACCACCGACTCCGCCGTCCGCATCACCCACCTGCCATCTGGGATCGTCGTCTCCTGCCAGAACGAGCGTTCCCAGCTGCAAAACAAGGCCACCGCGCTGAACGTGCTGCAGGCCAAGCTGCTTGAGCGCCAGCGTCAGGAAGAGCAGGCCAAGATCGACGCACTCAAGGGCGATGGCGGCAACTCGTGGGGCAACCAGATGCGCTCCTACGTGCTGCAGCCCTACCAGATGGTCAAGGACCTGCGCACCGACTACGAGGTCGGCAACCCGCAGGGCGTGCTCGACGGCGATATCGACGGCTTCCTCGAAGCCGGCATCCGCTGGCGCCGCTCCCGTGAGACCCAGAGCGAGGCCGCGGCCGACGCATAA
- a CDS encoding CsbD family protein gives MGLDDKADAKKDQVVGGAKEKLGNATGNDSMRAEGAAQEKTGDAKSGVEKIKDAAKDIFGGDKK, from the coding sequence ATGGGACTCGACGACAAAGCTGATGCCAAGAAGGACCAGGTTGTCGGCGGCGCCAAGGAGAAGCTCGGCAACGCTACGGGTAACGACTCCATGCGCGCGGAAGGCGCAGCGCAGGAGAAGACCGGTGACGCGAAGAGCGGCGTCGAGAAGATCAAGGACGCTGCCAAGGACATCTTCGGCGGCGACAAGAAGTAG